From the genome of Gracilinanus agilis isolate LMUSP501 chromosome 2, AgileGrace, whole genome shotgun sequence, one region includes:
- the PPP1R3D gene encoding protein phosphatase 1 regulatory subunit 3D yields MSKGPGSLVMAPSPCLRQSESRTALRSLSSLTDLDRGMSQEPKSSKTFSASGPQGHQQQSGPSSCDPCLRPIIHRRARSLPSSPERRKKASGTAGVQCRPGCSRQNRVRFADALGLELTQVKVFNAGEDPSIPLHVLSRLSINSDLCCSNQDLEFTLQCLVPEFLQPVDCSDFSFRLQNQRVCLERVTTSDLGVSGTIRVLNMAFEKQVTVRYTYNSWRTQQEVGTRWRSSAGDSDLFIFCFPVPPYLLGLNSVVQFAIRYRVGGDEYWDNNEGENYSLRCQTHPLKMPQECEESWIHFI; encoded by the coding sequence ATGTCTAAAGGACCAGGTTCTCTTGTCATGGCCCCCTCTCCTTGTTTGCGTCAGTCCGAATCCCGGACTGCCCTGAGGAGCCTCAGCAGCCTCACGGATTTGGACAGGGGTATGTCCCAGGAACCGAAGTCAAGCAAAACCTTCTCGGCTTCAGGGCCGCAGGGCCACCAACAGCAGTCGGGCCCCTCCAGCTGCGACCCTTGTTTGAGGCCCATTATTCACCGCAGGGCTCGTTCTCTCCCAAGCTCCCCCGAGCGCAGGAAAAAGGCGTCGGGGACTGCGGGAGTCCAATGTCGACCTGGCTGTAGTCGACAGAACCGGGTGCGATTTGCAGATGCGTTGGGTTTGGAGTTGACCCAGGTAAAGGTCTTCAACGCCGGAGAAGACCCATCGATTCCACTGCACGTCCTCTCGAGACTGTCCATCAACTCGGACCTCTGCTGCAGTAACCAGGACCTGGAATTCACCCTCCAGTGCCTCGTTCCGGAATTCCTGCAGCCAGTAGACTGCAGCGACTTCTCTTTCCGGCTGCAAAACCAGCGGGTCTGCCTGGAGCGGGTGACGACCTCAGACCTTGGCGTAAGCGGCACGATCCGGGTGCTTAACATGGCTTTTGAGAAGCAGGTGACTGTGCGCTACACCTACAACAGCTGGCGGACCCAGCAGGAAGTGGGAACCCGCTGGCGCAGTAGTGCTGGGGATTCAGATTTgttcattttctgctttcctgTACCCCCCTACCTTCTGGGGCTCAATTCTGTGGTCCAGTTTGCGATTCGATACCGAGTTGGGGGAGATGAGTACTGGGATAACAATGAAGGCGAAAACTACAGTCTCAGATGTCAGACCCATCCTCTCAAAATGCCCCAGGAATGTGAGGAGAGCTGGATCCACTTTATTTGA
- the FAM217B gene encoding protein FAM217B, translating into MGPGMKDCPLFLPRGTQKKENQTYETRQRMVTSNGGTSFPNIKGIKKPFPQLTPSSSRLSKNISSTTEKTSHSNLDDVQSRIFYKKGNRMNESSQKNSSTNVGPPPNRAKGSKKKDPLEKKPSKSQLPLIPFQLKNSIIDISQRTEDELKASSYMEGEPKRNIPGSVAEALPLGSRFPEPSAGKLFLDFQSLNIIKENADEDSASDLSDSERIPIPPSPFTPPELNLRAEEIDPVCFDPHTDQGSEQAEYYYPDFLPPPFNSWDLNNMISMTSSECKNELIPQTIESLGKYIDRLVQLEWLQMQTVQNEKIKLVKSRPQTAPGTIWTAKSPGKSKLFPNTFSSKVLTHPEGFTKFPPGLPVHLRKREVHCEEAHPSYYVFQSSSKTVDAVSSRSCPPKQNYEMRMKEKKKKSNEGAKQQLVDLPSSDSSSKLQASGNIRIPKQPQMLLSPVEHLKPLKASIRPNPKRNGNANNYGPANKATAGRELKTNGGKQASYIFK; encoded by the exons ATGGGACCGGGCATGAAAGACTGCCCCTTATTTCTGCCCAGAGGgacacagaaaaaggaaaaccagacttATGAAACACGCCAGAGAATGGTAAC TTCTAACGGTGGAACATCTTTtccaaatataaaaggaataaagaaaccATTTCCTCAGCTGACACCATCTTCAAGCAGATTGAGTAAGAATATCTCCAGCACTACAGAAAAG ACATCGCATAGCAACCTAGATGATGTTCAGTCACGGATTTTTTACAAGAAAGGGAATAGGATGAATGAGTCTTCTCAGAAAAACag CAGTACGAATGTTGGCCCACCTCCGAATAGAGCAAAGGGTTCAAAGAAGAAGGATCCCTTAGAAAAGAAGCCAAGTAAATCTCAGTTACCCCTCATTCCTTTCCAGTTGAAAAACAGTATTATAGATATCTCCCAAAGGACTGAGGATGAACTTAAAGCAAGTAGTTATATGGAAGGAGAACCTAAAAGGAATATTCCAGGATCTGTTGCTGAAGCACTTCCACTTGGTTCCAGATTTCCAGAGCCTTCAGCAGGcaaattatttcttgattttcagTCCTTgaatattattaaagaaaatgctgATGAGGACAGTGCAAGtgatctttctgattctgaaaGAATTCCTATTCCACCTTCTCCCTTTACACCACCAGAACTTAATCTTAGGGCTGAAGAAATTGATCCAGTTTGTTTTGATCCTCATACTGATCAAGGCTCTGAGCAAGCTGAATATTACTATCCTGACTTCCTTCCACCCCCTTTTAACTCTTGggatttaaataatatgatttcaaTGACAAGCTCAGAGTGCAAAAATGAGCTCATCCCACAGACAATAGAGTCCCTTGGGAAGTATATTGATAGACTTGTTCAACTAGAGTGGCTGCAAATGCAAACTGtacaaaatgaaaagataaaactAGTCAAATCAAGACCTCAGACTGCTCCTGGTACCATATGGACTGCAAAGAGCCCTGGAAAAAGCAAGCTGTTTCCAAATACTTTCTCTAGTAAGGTGTTAACCCATCCTGAAGGGTTTACAAAGTTTCCCCCTGGCCTGCCAGTTCATCTTCGAAAGAGAGAAGTTCATTGCGAAGAAGCCCACCCATCATATTATGTTTTCCAGAGTTCTTCTAAAACTGTTGATGCAGTTAGTAGCAGGTCTTGTCCCCCAAAGCAAAACTATGAAAtgagaatgaaggaaaagaagaagaaatcaaatgaaggTGCCAAGCAGCAACTTGTGGATTTGCCAAGCAGTGACAGTAGCTCCAAGCTTCAGGCTAGTGGTAACATTAGAATTCCCAAACAACCACAGATGCTTCTTTCTCCAGTTGAGCATCTTAAGCCCCTCAAAGCATCCATACGTCCAAAtcctaagagaaatggaaatgcaAATAACTATGGACCTGCCAATAAAGCCACAGCAGGGAGAGAGCTCAAAACAAATGGAGGGAAGCAAGCTTCCtatatattcaaataa